One Cellulomonas sp. Y8 DNA segment encodes these proteins:
- a CDS encoding RNA-binding S4 domain-containing protein, with protein sequence MPAGPPSTRVDRWVWAVRLTKTRAAAATACRAGHVRVNGERAKPATSVKVGDEVRVRGEGPERIVEVAHVLERRVGAEPAARCYVDRTPAPPPPEQVAVAAQRDRGAGRPTKRERREIDRLRGRG encoded by the coding sequence CTGCCGGCCGGGCCGCCGTCCACGCGCGTCGACCGCTGGGTGTGGGCCGTCCGGCTCACCAAGACCCGCGCCGCGGCGGCGACCGCGTGCCGCGCCGGCCACGTGCGCGTCAACGGCGAGCGCGCCAAGCCGGCCACGTCGGTCAAGGTCGGTGACGAGGTCCGGGTCCGCGGCGAGGGTCCCGAGCGGATCGTCGAGGTCGCGCACGTCCTGGAGCGTCGCGTCGGCGCCGAGCCCGCCGCCCGGTGCTACGTCGACCGCACCCCGGCACCCCCGCCCCCGGAGCAGGTGGCCGTGGCGGCGCAGCGCGACCGCGGTGCGGGCAGGCCGACCAAGCGCGAGCGCCGCGAGATCGACCGCCTCCGCGGCCGCGGCTGA
- a CDS encoding DUF72 domain-containing protein, with amino-acid sequence MTSTVRIGISGWRYAPWRGVFYPKGLPQRRELEHASRHLGTIEINGSFYALQRPESYQAWRAEVPEDFVFSVKGGRFVTHMKKLADVEVPLANFFASGVLALGPALGPVLWQLPPTLGYDPDRLARFFDLLPRTTAAAAELAGRHDERLDDRAFTTTDADRPLRHVLEVRHASFETPEFPALLREHGIGLVVADTAGRWPYLEDVTSDLVYVRLHGDSELYVSGYDDPALDRWAARVRAWAAGGEPEDAHRLGPAAAAAPEGRDVFVYFDNDTKVRAPVDAMALAGRLGVGPLVAPA; translated from the coding sequence ATGACCTCCACCGTCCGGATCGGCATCTCGGGCTGGCGGTACGCGCCCTGGCGCGGGGTGTTCTACCCGAAGGGGCTGCCGCAGCGCCGCGAGCTCGAGCACGCCTCCCGCCACCTGGGCACCATCGAGATCAACGGCTCCTTCTACGCGCTCCAGCGGCCGGAGTCGTACCAGGCCTGGCGCGCCGAGGTGCCGGAGGACTTCGTGTTCTCGGTGAAGGGCGGCCGGTTCGTCACCCACATGAAGAAGCTCGCCGACGTCGAGGTGCCGCTGGCCAACTTCTTCGCCTCCGGGGTGCTCGCGCTGGGCCCGGCGCTCGGGCCGGTGCTGTGGCAGCTGCCGCCGACGCTCGGCTACGACCCCGACCGGCTGGCGCGGTTCTTCGACCTGCTGCCGCGGACGACCGCCGCCGCGGCGGAGCTGGCCGGGCGGCACGACGAGCGGCTCGACGACCGGGCGTTCACCACCACCGACGCCGACCGGCCGCTGCGGCACGTGCTGGAGGTGCGGCACGCGTCCTTCGAGACGCCCGAGTTCCCGGCGCTGCTGCGCGAGCACGGGATCGGGCTGGTGGTGGCCGACACCGCCGGGCGCTGGCCGTACCTGGAGGACGTCACGTCCGACCTGGTCTACGTGCGGCTGCACGGCGACTCCGAGCTGTACGTCTCGGGCTACGACGACCCGGCGCTGGACCGGTGGGCCGCGCGGGTGCGCGCGTGGGCCGCGGGAGGGGAGCCGGAGGACGCGCACCGGCTGGGCCCGGCGGCCGCGGCGGCGCCGGAGGGGCGGGACGTGTTCGTGTACTTCGACAACGACACCAAGGTGCGCGCCCCGGTCGACGCGATGGCCCTCGCGGGGCGCCTGGGCGTGGGACCGCTGGTCGCCCCGGCCTGA
- a CDS encoding MFS transporter encodes MHADPAPQPPTPAGPPTPTDPATPGPAAPPAPAPGARGRILAWSLWDWGSAAFNAVITTFVFTRWLTSDAFVDPAVVAAGGDALDAALARHSTWLGWGLTAAGVLIALLAPLTGTRADGSGRRRRNLAVQTAVTVALCAAMALVRPDPDSLTANLLLGIALLATANLTFELASVHYNALLPRVATPATLGRVSGLGWGAGYLGGIVLLLVLFVGFINPEVGWFGVTGEDGVNIRVAVLVSALWFGAFAVPVLVAVPDDPAEAAAARRRPGVLEAYRRIVADVRDLWRTSRSTVWFLLASAVYRDGLAGVFTFGAVIASGTFGFSASEVVVFAIAANVVAGISTLAAGALDDRVGPRVLIVVSLVGLVVAGVATFALAGAGTSAFWVCGLLLCVFVGPAQSASRSLLTRIAPPGRESQIFGLYATTGRAASFLAPFAFSTAVAVAGSQRWGILGIVLVIAIGLAALLPLRLAAARPGARASTDGGPA; translated from the coding sequence GTGCACGCCGACCCCGCCCCGCAGCCGCCGACGCCGGCCGGGCCCCCGACGCCCACCGACCCCGCGACGCCCGGCCCTGCCGCCCCGCCGGCTCCCGCGCCCGGCGCGCGCGGCCGCATCCTCGCCTGGTCCCTCTGGGACTGGGGCTCCGCGGCCTTCAACGCGGTCATCACGACGTTCGTGTTCACGCGCTGGCTGACCAGCGACGCGTTCGTCGATCCCGCCGTGGTCGCGGCGGGCGGCGACGCGCTCGACGCCGCGCTCGCCCGGCACTCGACCTGGCTCGGCTGGGGCCTGACGGCCGCCGGGGTGCTCATCGCGCTGCTGGCGCCGCTCACCGGCACCCGTGCGGACGGCTCGGGCCGCCGGCGGCGGAACCTGGCGGTCCAGACCGCGGTCACGGTGGCGCTGTGCGCCGCGATGGCGCTGGTCCGGCCCGACCCGGACTCGCTCACCGCGAACCTGCTGCTCGGCATCGCGCTGCTCGCGACCGCGAACCTCACGTTCGAGCTGGCGAGCGTGCACTACAACGCCCTGCTCCCCCGGGTCGCGACCCCCGCGACCCTCGGCCGGGTCAGCGGGCTCGGCTGGGGCGCGGGCTACCTGGGCGGCATCGTGCTGCTGCTCGTGCTGTTCGTCGGGTTCATCAACCCGGAGGTCGGCTGGTTCGGGGTGACGGGCGAGGACGGCGTGAACATCCGCGTCGCGGTGCTGGTGTCGGCGCTGTGGTTCGGCGCGTTCGCGGTCCCGGTGCTCGTCGCGGTGCCGGACGACCCCGCGGAGGCCGCCGCGGCGCGCCGCCGGCCCGGCGTGCTCGAGGCCTACCGTCGGATCGTCGCCGACGTGCGCGACCTGTGGCGGACGTCCCGCAGCACCGTGTGGTTCCTGCTCGCGAGCGCCGTGTACCGCGACGGGCTCGCGGGCGTGTTCACCTTCGGCGCCGTGATCGCGTCCGGCACGTTCGGGTTCTCCGCGAGCGAGGTCGTGGTGTTCGCGATCGCCGCCAACGTGGTCGCCGGGATCTCGACGCTCGCGGCCGGCGCCCTGGACGACCGCGTCGGTCCCCGCGTGCTCATCGTCGTCTCGCTGGTCGGGCTGGTGGTGGCGGGCGTCGCCACGTTCGCGCTCGCGGGCGCCGGCACCTCGGCCTTCTGGGTGTGCGGGCTGCTGCTGTGCGTGTTCGTCGGGCCGGCGCAGTCGGCGAGCCGCTCGCTGCTGACCCGGATCGCGCCGCCGGGGCGCGAGAGCCAGATCTTCGGGCTGTACGCGACCACCGGTCGCGCGGCGAGCTTCCTCGCGCCGTTCGCGTTCTCGACCGCCGTGGCGGTCGCGGGCTCGCAGCGGTGGGGCATCCTGGGCATCGTGCTCGTCATCGCGATCGGCCTGGCCGCGCTGCTGCCGCTGCGCCTGGCCGCGGCCCGGCCCGGGGCGCGCGCGTCGACCGACGGGGGCCCCGCGTGA
- a CDS encoding alpha/beta hydrolase, which translates to MTGWRPDPLGPGWEQRTLALSGTDADLVATVVRRTPEPGSTPGGGAVLHVHGFNDYFFQTHLADAFAAAGHTFYALDLRRCGRSWREGQVPHYVDDLAEYRADLGLAARLLRDELGHDRLTVHGHSTGGLTAALWADSPGGRGAVDALVLNSPWFDLNSRWFHRVVSTWVLDSLGPVDRMRVLADGPSAYSWHLHADHGGRWDYDRSLKPAEGFPVRAGWLRAVRRGQARLGRGLRIDVPVLVATAAESGPNSRSNPLLDAQDTVLDVQQIWARAPRLGDDVTLVTIPGGIHDLALSADGPRTEYLRTVTEFLARVQGDRAA; encoded by the coding sequence GTGACCGGCTGGCGGCCCGACCCGCTCGGGCCGGGCTGGGAGCAGCGCACCCTCGCGCTGTCGGGGACGGACGCGGACCTGGTCGCGACGGTCGTCCGCCGGACCCCGGAGCCCGGGTCGACCCCCGGGGGCGGCGCCGTGCTGCACGTGCACGGGTTCAACGACTACTTCTTCCAGACCCACCTCGCCGACGCGTTCGCCGCGGCGGGCCACACGTTCTACGCGCTCGACCTGCGCCGGTGCGGCCGGTCCTGGCGCGAGGGCCAGGTGCCGCACTACGTCGACGACCTCGCCGAGTACCGCGCCGACCTCGGCCTGGCCGCCCGGCTGCTGCGCGACGAGCTCGGCCACGACCGGCTCACGGTGCACGGCCACTCGACCGGCGGGCTCACGGCCGCGCTGTGGGCGGACAGCCCCGGCGGCCGCGGGGCCGTCGACGCGCTGGTGCTGAACAGCCCGTGGTTCGACCTGAACTCCCGGTGGTTCCACCGCGTGGTGTCGACCTGGGTGCTGGACAGCCTGGGGCCGGTGGACCGGATGCGGGTGCTGGCCGACGGGCCGTCCGCCTACTCGTGGCACCTGCACGCCGACCACGGCGGGCGGTGGGACTACGACCGGTCGCTCAAGCCCGCCGAGGGGTTCCCGGTGCGGGCGGGCTGGCTGCGCGCGGTGCGCCGGGGCCAGGCGCGGCTGGGCCGCGGGCTGCGGATCGACGTCCCCGTCCTGGTCGCCACCGCGGCGGAGTCGGGGCCGAACTCCCGGTCGAACCCGCTGCTCGACGCCCAGGACACCGTGCTCGACGTGCAGCAGATCTGGGCGCGCGCGCCCCGGCTCGGCGACGACGTCACGCTCGTGACGATCCCGGGCGGCATCCACGACCTCGCGCTGTCCGCCGACGGCCCGCGGACGGAGTACCTGCGCACGGTCACGGAGTTCCTCGCGCGGGTGCAGGGCGACCGCGCGGCCTGA
- a CDS encoding type II toxin-antitoxin system PemK/MazF family toxin, with the protein MIARSDVVWVDFGQPRGSEPGKVRPAVVVQDDWLLATEIGTVLVVPLTSNLALEVFPGNVLVPGAASGLDRDSVAVVSQVGPVSREFLEPFPTGHLPAYLANAVAAGIRLVTGI; encoded by the coding sequence GTGATCGCCCGCTCCGACGTGGTGTGGGTCGACTTCGGTCAGCCGAGGGGGAGCGAGCCGGGCAAGGTCCGTCCCGCCGTGGTCGTGCAGGACGACTGGCTGCTCGCGACCGAGATCGGGACGGTGCTGGTGGTGCCCCTCACGTCGAACCTGGCACTGGAGGTGTTCCCGGGCAACGTGCTGGTCCCCGGTGCCGCGAGCGGCCTCGACCGGGACAGCGTCGCGGTCGTCTCGCAGGTCGGCCCGGTGTCGCGCGAGTTCCTCGAGCCGTTCCCGACCGGCCACCTCCCGGCCTACCTGGCGAACGCGGTGGCGGCCGGCATCCGCCTCGTCACCGGCATCTGA
- a CDS encoding CopG family transcriptional regulator, translated as MKTAISVPDPDFERFERVAARHGMNRSEFYRLAGRRLADELEGTSELTALANAAIARAGQPAGDGAFLRASERAVLEGTEW; from the coding sequence ATGAAGACCGCGATCTCCGTACCGGATCCTGACTTCGAGCGGTTCGAGCGCGTCGCGGCGCGGCACGGGATGAACCGCTCCGAGTTCTACCGCCTTGCGGGACGCCGCCTCGCGGACGAGCTCGAGGGGACGAGCGAGCTCACCGCCCTCGCCAACGCGGCCATCGCGCGCGCCGGGCAGCCGGCCGGCGACGGCGCGTTCCTCCGCGCGTCGGAGCGGGCGGTGCTGGAGGGGACCGAGTGGTGA
- a CDS encoding TetR/AcrR family transcriptional regulator gives MNQVQEAARPAPSADELRERVLAAADGLYYRRGIQAVGMDELRAEAGVPMKRLYALFGGKDAIVAEVLRRRSAQWERGVQAAVDAAPSPRERLLAVYDHLAGWFGETDFHGCIFINSFGELGGCSPEVAEIVRAHKARFQEYVAGLVADAGGGPALAAQLAILAEGAQTTAAIAGSPEAAVQARAAAATLIDAAGLRG, from the coding sequence ATGAACCAGGTGCAGGAGGCGGCCCGTCCGGCGCCGTCCGCCGACGAGCTGCGCGAGCGGGTGCTCGCCGCCGCGGACGGGCTCTACTACCGGCGCGGCATCCAGGCCGTCGGCATGGACGAGCTGCGCGCCGAGGCCGGCGTCCCGATGAAGCGGCTCTACGCCCTGTTCGGCGGGAAGGACGCGATCGTCGCCGAGGTGCTGCGCCGCCGCAGCGCGCAGTGGGAGCGCGGCGTGCAGGCCGCCGTGGACGCGGCGCCGAGCCCGCGCGAGCGGCTGCTGGCCGTCTACGACCACCTGGCCGGGTGGTTCGGCGAGACCGACTTCCACGGCTGCATCTTCATCAACTCGTTCGGCGAGCTCGGCGGGTGCTCGCCCGAGGTCGCCGAGATCGTCCGCGCGCACAAGGCGCGGTTCCAGGAGTACGTCGCGGGCCTCGTCGCCGACGCCGGCGGAGGGCCCGCGCTCGCGGCGCAGCTCGCGATCCTCGCGGAGGGCGCGCAGACCACCGCGGCGATCGCCGGCTCGCCCGAGGCGGCGGTGCAGGCGCGGGCGGCGGCGGCGACGCTGATCGACGCGGCGGGGCTGCGGGGCTGA
- a CDS encoding alpha/beta fold hydrolase, translating to MPYITVGTENTTSIDLYYEDHGTGQPVVLIHGYPLDGHSWEKQSAALLDAGYRVITYDRRGFGQSSQPTTGYDYDTFAADLKTVLDTLDLRDAVLVGFSMGTGEVGRYLGTYGSERVAKAVFLASLEPFLLQTDDNPTGVPGEVFDGIVEAVTADRYAYFTSFYADFYNTDENLGSRLSEEALRHSWDVAAGSSWFASSAVVPAWLTDFRGDLPKVDVPTLIVHGTADRILPIDATGRPFHAALPQAEYVEIEGAPHGMLWTHAAEVTEVLLDFLKR from the coding sequence ATGCCGTACATCACCGTGGGCACCGAGAACACCACGTCGATCGACCTCTACTACGAGGACCACGGGACGGGGCAGCCCGTCGTCCTGATCCACGGCTACCCGCTCGACGGGCACTCGTGGGAGAAGCAGTCAGCCGCCCTGCTGGACGCCGGCTACCGCGTCATCACGTACGACCGCCGCGGGTTCGGGCAGTCGAGCCAGCCCACCACGGGCTACGACTACGACACGTTCGCCGCCGACCTGAAGACGGTGCTCGACACCCTGGACCTGCGCGACGCGGTCCTCGTCGGGTTCTCGATGGGCACCGGCGAGGTCGGCCGGTACCTCGGCACCTACGGCTCGGAGCGGGTCGCGAAGGCCGTGTTCCTGGCGTCGCTCGAGCCGTTCCTGCTGCAGACCGACGACAACCCGACGGGCGTCCCGGGCGAGGTGTTCGACGGGATCGTCGAGGCCGTGACCGCCGACCGCTACGCGTACTTCACCAGCTTCTACGCCGACTTCTACAACACCGACGAGAACCTGGGGTCGCGGCTGTCGGAGGAGGCGCTCCGGCACTCCTGGGACGTCGCCGCCGGCTCGTCCTGGTTCGCGTCCAGCGCCGTGGTCCCCGCCTGGCTCACCGACTTCCGCGGCGACCTGCCGAAGGTCGACGTGCCGACGCTGATCGTGCACGGCACCGCGGACCGGATCCTGCCGATCGACGCCACCGGCCGCCCGTTCCACGCGGCGCTGCCGCAGGCCGAGTACGTCGAGATCGAGGGGGCGCCGCACGGCATGCTCTGGACGCACGCCGCCGAGGTGACCGAGGTCCTGCTCGACTTCCTCAAGCGCTGA
- a CDS encoding DNA-3-methyladenine glycosylase, protein MQHPGGPETRGYVPDGPLDVRLTLMLVRRGGLDPALRIERDGTVWHALRTADGPATLHLRPGPRGVAAAAWGPGAARALAGLPDLLGARDDPRTFDAVGHLALAAAHHRLHGLRIPRTGDVLGALVPAVLEQRVVTVDAHHAWRWLLLRHGEVPPGPAPAGMRVPPDALGWRRVPVWDWRRAGVDDQRSSTILRAAAVARRLQEVLDVAPDAPGAAAEVRRRLATVPGIGVWTVAETTRRALGDADAVSVGDLHLPRLVGTAIAGRRVEQEEVLDVLAPWAPHRGRVVRLLELTDRSRSPRTRPRPRRAVRPA, encoded by the coding sequence GTGCAGCACCCCGGCGGCCCCGAGACCCGCGGGTACGTCCCGGACGGCCCGCTCGACGTCCGGCTCACGCTGATGCTGGTCCGCCGCGGCGGCCTCGACCCCGCGCTCCGCATCGAGCGCGACGGCACGGTCTGGCACGCCCTGCGCACCGCCGACGGGCCCGCCACCCTGCACCTGCGCCCCGGGCCCCGCGGGGTCGCCGCGGCCGCCTGGGGACCCGGCGCGGCCCGCGCGCTCGCCGGCCTGCCGGACCTGCTGGGCGCCCGGGACGACCCGCGCACGTTCGACGCCGTCGGCCACCTCGCGCTCGCCGCGGCGCACCACCGGCTGCACGGCCTGCGGATCCCCCGCACGGGCGACGTGCTGGGCGCCCTGGTACCCGCGGTGCTGGAGCAGCGCGTCGTCACGGTCGACGCGCACCACGCCTGGCGCTGGCTGCTGCTCCGGCACGGCGAGGTCCCGCCCGGGCCGGCACCCGCGGGCATGCGGGTGCCCCCGGACGCCCTCGGCTGGCGCCGGGTCCCGGTGTGGGACTGGCGGCGGGCCGGGGTGGACGACCAGCGGTCCTCGACGATCCTCCGCGCCGCCGCGGTCGCGCGCCGGCTGCAGGAGGTGCTGGACGTCGCCCCGGACGCGCCCGGCGCCGCCGCGGAGGTCCGGCGGCGGCTCGCCACCGTCCCCGGGATCGGCGTGTGGACGGTCGCGGAGACCACCCGGCGCGCGCTCGGCGACGCGGACGCCGTGTCGGTCGGGGACCTGCACCTGCCCCGGCTCGTCGGCACGGCGATCGCGGGGCGGCGGGTCGAGCAGGAGGAGGTGCTCGACGTGCTCGCCCCCTGGGCCCCGCACCGGGGACGGGTCGTGCGGCTGCTCGAGCTCACGGACCGGTCACGCTCCCCCCGCACCCGGCCGCGGCCCCGGCGCGCGGTCCGCCCGGCCTGA
- a CDS encoding S-ribosylhomocysteine lyase — MNVESFNLDHRTVAAPYIRLADTKVLPAGDVISKYDIRFAQPNKAHLEMPVVHSLEHLFAEHSRNHSDRVIDFSPMGCQTGFYLILQGEWAEDDVQALVADTLQDITTAGEVPAANEVQCGWGANHTLEGAQGAAREFLAHRAEWSQVTA, encoded by the coding sequence ATGAACGTCGAGTCGTTCAACCTCGACCACCGGACGGTCGCCGCGCCGTACATCCGGCTGGCCGACACGAAGGTGCTCCCGGCGGGCGACGTGATCAGCAAGTACGACATCCGGTTCGCCCAGCCCAACAAGGCGCACCTGGAGATGCCGGTCGTGCACTCGCTGGAGCACCTGTTCGCCGAGCACTCGCGCAACCACAGCGACCGGGTGATCGACTTCTCCCCGATGGGCTGCCAGACGGGGTTCTACCTGATCCTGCAGGGCGAGTGGGCCGAGGACGACGTCCAGGCCCTGGTCGCCGACACGCTCCAGGACATCACCACCGCCGGCGAGGTGCCCGCGGCGAACGAGGTGCAGTGCGGCTGGGGCGCCAACCACACCCTGGAGGGCGCGCAGGGCGCGGCGCGGGAGTTCCTCGCGCACCGCGCCGAGTGGAGCCAGGTGACCGCGTGA
- the mtnN gene encoding 5'-methylthioadenosine/S-adenosylhomocysteine nucleosidase yields MTAASALAGVDVVVSVAMPDEAAPFLERAAAVGEPATVGGAEHHVLTVAGRDVLLVRSGIGLANAASAASAALVLVAAARGGAAPAALISAGSAGGVQAGVHVGDVVVGSEHVYTNADARAFGYALGQVPGMPATYHGDQALRGAALGADAGDLTVRAGLMLSSDAFVDASLVGPVREQFPGGLSTDMETTALAQVAHVYGVPFLAVRGISDLCGPAGADDFLTHVDDAADRSAAVVLAMLARVGAPA; encoded by the coding sequence GTGACGGCGGCGAGCGCCCTCGCGGGCGTCGACGTCGTCGTCTCGGTCGCGATGCCGGACGAGGCGGCGCCGTTCCTGGAGCGCGCCGCCGCCGTCGGCGAGCCGGCCACGGTCGGCGGCGCCGAGCACCATGTCCTCACCGTCGCCGGCCGGGACGTGCTGCTCGTCCGCTCCGGGATCGGCCTGGCGAACGCCGCCTCGGCCGCGTCCGCGGCGCTCGTGCTGGTCGCGGCCGCGCGCGGCGGCGCGGCGCCGGCGGCGCTGATCAGCGCGGGCAGCGCGGGCGGCGTCCAGGCGGGCGTGCACGTCGGCGACGTCGTCGTCGGCTCGGAGCACGTGTACACGAACGCGGACGCCCGGGCCTTCGGCTACGCGCTCGGCCAGGTGCCGGGCATGCCGGCGACCTACCACGGCGACCAGGCGCTGCGCGGCGCCGCCCTGGGTGCCGACGCCGGCGACCTCACCGTGCGCGCGGGCCTCATGCTGTCGAGCGACGCGTTCGTCGACGCCAGCCTGGTCGGTCCGGTGCGCGAGCAGTTCCCCGGCGGCCTGTCGACCGACATGGAGACCACCGCGCTCGCCCAGGTGGCGCACGTCTACGGCGTGCCCTTCCTCGCCGTGCGCGGGATCTCGGACCTGTGCGGCCCGGCCGGCGCGGACGACTTCCTCACGCACGTGGACGACGCGGCCGACCGCTCCGCGGCGGTCGTGCTGGCCATGCTCGCCCGGGTGGGCGCGCCCGCCTGA
- a CDS encoding sensor domain-containing diguanylate cyclase — protein MDGAGQQEWEADEGARALRGALAALTRDGSFPLDGLTPRSPASAAEGAGRVPGLPRRRRRVEAGGAPAPEDLPALMARQSQRLRQLETLIEAAPVGIGLVQLDGRTPLTNDTLRQLLGYSTEEFATMPFADYTVAEDQAENDRLFRAMVDGEGEADGFAMQKRFVRKDGTTLWVDLTVSLVRDADGRPDYAIGMVQDITERKRLADELAAAELHYRLLVEHVPAVVYIAEPGPGGRFEYVSPRLEWMLGRTPQEWLDDAGEWTRAIHPSDRAMRFHEEALREGLGEGGQLPSITYRLRHREGYDVWVRDDAVLRRDSDGSPRLHGVLVDVTQEKTLEERLAHMVDHDALTGLVNRSHFHRLVDEALAGRVDGRRGVAVMYVDLDDFKAVNDSFGHAVGDRVLVAVADRLRELVPPSGAVARLGGDEFAVLVTGTPAAVRRAVAAVQDMGQVSVPVGGAWARVSASVGAAVADRAHTTEKLLHDADQVMYDAKLGGDRPGRGGARRGAAVRRTVAERRGAVGGAAAGRRAGDRGTGDEGGRRAGG, from the coding sequence GTGGACGGCGCAGGGCAGCAGGAGTGGGAGGCCGACGAGGGCGCCCGGGCGCTGCGCGGGGCCCTGGCGGCGCTGACCCGGGACGGCTCGTTCCCGCTCGACGGCCTCACCCCCCGGTCGCCCGCGTCGGCGGCCGAGGGCGCCGGGCGGGTCCCGGGGCTGCCGCGCCGCCGGCGCCGCGTGGAGGCGGGCGGCGCGCCGGCTCCCGAGGACCTGCCCGCGCTGATGGCGCGGCAGTCGCAGCGGCTGCGGCAGCTCGAGACGCTCATCGAGGCGGCACCGGTCGGCATCGGCCTCGTGCAGCTCGACGGCCGCACGCCGCTGACGAACGACACCCTGCGGCAGCTGCTCGGCTACTCGACCGAGGAGTTCGCGACGATGCCGTTCGCGGACTACACCGTGGCCGAGGACCAGGCCGAGAACGACCGGCTGTTCCGCGCGATGGTGGACGGCGAGGGCGAGGCCGACGGGTTCGCCATGCAGAAGCGGTTCGTCCGCAAGGACGGCACGACGCTCTGGGTGGACCTCACGGTGTCGCTGGTCCGGGACGCCGACGGGCGGCCGGACTACGCCATCGGCATGGTCCAGGACATCACCGAGCGCAAGCGGCTGGCCGACGAGCTCGCCGCCGCCGAGCTGCACTACCGGCTGCTGGTCGAGCACGTCCCGGCGGTCGTCTACATCGCCGAGCCCGGGCCCGGCGGCCGGTTCGAGTACGTGAGCCCGCGCCTGGAGTGGATGCTCGGCCGAACACCCCAGGAGTGGCTGGACGACGCGGGGGAGTGGACCCGCGCGATCCACCCGTCGGACCGCGCGATGCGGTTCCACGAGGAGGCGCTGCGCGAGGGCCTGGGCGAGGGCGGCCAGCTGCCGTCGATCACCTACCGCCTGCGGCACCGCGAGGGCTACGACGTGTGGGTGCGCGACGACGCCGTCCTCCGCCGGGACAGCGACGGCAGCCCGCGGCTGCACGGCGTGCTCGTCGACGTCACCCAGGAGAAGACGCTCGAGGAGCGCCTGGCCCACATGGTCGACCACGACGCGCTCACCGGGCTGGTCAACCGGTCGCACTTCCACCGGCTGGTCGACGAGGCGCTGGCCGGGCGGGTCGACGGGCGCCGCGGCGTCGCGGTCATGTACGTCGACCTGGACGACTTCAAGGCCGTGAACGACAGCTTCGGGCACGCCGTGGGCGACCGGGTGCTGGTGGCGGTGGCCGACCGGCTGCGCGAGCTCGTGCCGCCGTCCGGCGCCGTCGCCCGGCTGGGCGGCGACGAGTTCGCCGTGCTGGTCACCGGCACGCCCGCCGCGGTGCGGCGCGCGGTGGCGGCGGTGCAGGACATGGGCCAGGTGTCGGTGCCCGTCGGCGGCGCGTGGGCGCGGGTCAGCGCCAGCGTCGGGGCCGCGGTGGCGGACCGGGCGCACACGACCGAGAAGCTGCTGCACGACGCGGACCAGGTGATGTACGACGCCAAGCTCGGCGGCGACCGGCCGGGGCGCGGCGGCGCGCGCCGGGGTGCGGCGGTGCGCCGGACCGTCGCGGAGCGCCGCGGGGCCGTCGGCGGTGCCGCGGCCGGGCGCCGGGCGGGCGACCGCGGGACCGGCGACGAGGGCGGCCGGCGCGCCGGGGGCTGA